From one Malus sylvestris chromosome 1, drMalSylv7.2, whole genome shotgun sequence genomic stretch:
- the LOC126622515 gene encoding inositol-3-phosphate synthase has product MFIDSFKVESPNVAYTENEIHSVYNYETTELVHENRNGAYQWIVKPKTVKYEFKTDVHVPKLGVMLVGWGGNNGSTLTAGVIANREGISWATKDKVQQANYFGSLTQASSIRVGSFNGEEIYAPFKSLLPMVNPDDIVFGGWDISDMNLADAMARAKVLDIDLQKQLRPYMESMLPLPGIYDPDFIAANQGARANNVIKGTKKEQLQQVIKDIREFKEKNKVDRVVVLWTANTERYSNVVVGLNDTVENLLGSVDKNEAEISPSTLYAIACVLENIPFINGSPQNTFVPGLIDLAIRRNSLIGGDDFKSGQTKMKSVLVDFLVGAGIKPTAIVSYNHLGNNDGMNLSAPQTFRSKEISKSNVVDDMVSSNGILYGPGEHPDHVVVIKYVPYVGDSKRALDEYTSEIFMGGQNTIVLHNTCEDSLLAAPIILDLVLLAELSTRIQLKSEAEAKFHSFHPVATILSYLSKAPLVPPGTPVVNALSKQRAMLENILRACVGLAPENNMILEYK; this is encoded by the exons ATGTTCATCGATAGCTTCAAGGTAGAGTCCCCAAACGTAGCGTACACAGAGAATGAGATTCATTCGGTGTACAACTACGAGACCACTGAGCTTGTCCATGAGAACAGAAATGGAGCGTATCAGTGGATTGTGAAGCCCAAAACTGTCAAATACGAATTCAAGACTGATGTCCATGTCCCCAAACTAGG GGTAATGCTTGTGGGGTGGGGTGGAAACAATGGCTCAACCCTCACTGCTGGTGTGATTGCAAACAGAGA AGGAATCTCCTGGGCAACCAAGGACAAGGTGCAGCAAGCCAATTACTTTGGCTCACTGACCCAAGCCTCATCCATCCGTGTTGGGTCTTTCAATGGAGAGGAGATTTATGCCCCATTCAAAAGCCTCCTCCCTatg GTGAACCCAGATGACATAGTGTTTGGGGGTTGGGACATTAGTGACATGAACTTAGCAGATGCAATGGCGAGGGCAAAGGTCCTTGACATTGATCTGCAAAAGCAACTGAGGCCATACATGGAGTCTATGCTCCCACTCCCTGGAATCTACGACCCTGATTTCATCGCTGCCAACCAAGGTGCTCGTGCCAACAACGTCATCAAGGGCACCAAGAAGGAACAACTCCAACAAGTCATTAAAGACATTAG aGAATTCAAGGAGAAGAACAAGGTGGACAGGGTGGTTGTGCTGTGGACTGCCAACACTGAGAGGTATAGTAATGTTGTTGTGGGGCTAAACGACACTGTCGAGAACCTCTTGGGTTCAGTGGACAAGAATGAAGCTGAGATATCTCCTTCCACATTGTATGCCATAGCTTGTGTTCTTGAAAATATTCCTTTCATCAATGGAAGCCCACAAAACACTTTTGTCCCAG GGCTGATTGATTTGGCAATTAGGAGAAACAGCTTGATTGGTGGGGATGACTTTAAGAGTGGTCAGACCAAAATGAAGTCTGTGTTGGTTGATTTCCTTGTTGGGGCTGGAATCAAGCCAACAGCCATTGTGAGCTACAACCATCTTGGAAACAATGACGGCATGAATCTTTCTGCACCGCAAACCTTCCGGTCCAAGGAGATTTCAAAGAGCAATGTTGTGGATGACATGGTGTCCAGCAATGGCATACTTTACGGGCCAGGTGAGCACCCTGACCATGTTGTGGTGATCAAGTATGTCCCATATGTTGGGGACAGCAAGAGAGCTTTAGATGAGTACACCTCTGAGATTTTCATGGGTGGGCAAAACACCATTGTGTTGCACAACACCTGTGAGGATTCCCTCTTGGCTGCTCCTATCATCCTCGATTTGGTTCTCCTCGCTGAGCTCAGCACCCGTATCCAGCTCAAATCTGAAGCAGAG GCCAAGTTCCACTCATTCCACCCTGTGGCTACAATTCTCAGTTACCTCAGCAAGGCTCCTCTT GTTCCGCCAGGTACACCCGTGGTGAATGCACTGTCAAAGCAGAGGGCAATGCTGGAGAACATACTGAGGGCTTGTGTTGGTCTGGCTCCTGAGAACAACATGATCTTGGAATACAAGTGA